The nucleotide sequence GAACGCCCCCGGACGAGGCGACGATCACGAGAAAGCCGGACAGCAGGCTGACCGCGACGAGACCCGCGGAGGGACCGAAAAGCCGGCTCTCCTCGAAGCGCCCCTGGACGAAGACGGCGGCCAGGGCCACCGAAGCCACGCCGAACGAGACGACACCTGCCGAGAACGCCAGGACGAACGAGGTGAACGAGGAATCCACGGGACCTCCGGAGAGATCCTAACGCCCCTTCAGGCTCTCGCCGCCTCCGCCGGGAGCCTGCCCAGGAGGCTCCAGAGCCCTCGATGGAACCTGTGCAATCCGCTGACGCCGGTCAGGAACATCACGAGACAGTGCCCGTGGACGAGCGACAGGCCGTGCTGCCGCGCGATCCGGACGGCCTCGTCGGACCCGGCACCCTGCTGGAGCCAGACCCTCCGGATTCCCGCCGCCGCCGCCTCGGCGACGAGCCGGACCGCCTCGACCGGGGGCGTCACGACGACGAGGCCGTCGACGCCTCCCTCGATCGCCGCGAGGCTCCGCGCGCAGGCGAGCCCCTCCAGCTCCGCGGCGACCGGGTGGACCGGAACGACCTCGTACCCGCGCTCCTCAAGCTCGCGGAGGATCACGTTCCCGAACTTCTTCCCCGAGCGCGAGGCACCGGCCAGCGCGAGGCGTTTCTGCGCGACGAAATCCCGGACGAGGTCGGACGTCACCGAGGGATCACGGCTCATGTCTCACCTTTCGGGCCACCTGTCGCGGCCGACTCTCCATTTTTCCGCCGATGGGGCGGCTACTCGACCAAAAGCAGCTGCGCCGTTCCGCCGAGGCGGGCGAGCGCGCCGCTGCCCGGCTTGCCCTCGGTCTTCCTCTCGACGTAGAGAAGCACCCCGAAGTCGGGGAAGTCGGGCTCGACGAACGCGTCGTCCGGGTCGTCGGTGTCCTCGTCGAAGCCCGCGTCGCGGTTCGGGCGGAGGATCAGGTCGGACTCGGGCTCGTCCAGCGGGGCGAAGTAGTAGGGGCCGATCGACGCGCTCTCGTGGAGCCGGAACGTGACTTCGAGGAGCCGTTCCACCTCCTCGCGCACCCTCTCGACGTCGTCGGAGAGAAATCCCCAGAGCTCGACGGCAGCTTCGCTCATACGCCGATTCTGCACGAGGAGCGGCGCTCCCGAAACGGCGGCCCCTTCAGCCTCGGCGCTCCTCGACGCGCGGCTCCCAGAAGGAGATCTCGGGCGGCCCCGCGAAGAGCTCCGGCGCCGTCTGGATGAAAGCGCGGATGTGAGGGGTCTGCATGTGGGGCCCGACGTACGAGGCCTGGTCGGTCCACTCTTCGTCCAGGAGGATCCGGGTCGGGTCGGCGACGTCCTGGTGAATCGTGATGCCGAGGCACGCCGGCTCCTCGGCGACGACCGTCGCGACGAGGGTGGAAAGTGCGCTCAGGCCGTCGCTCGCCCGGCCGGGCTGAGCCTGGTAGACGATGAGGACCTTGATCGAATTTCGCGGCATGCCGCCCTCCTGTGCCTGACGGGAGAATAGAACGCGACCGCGGTCGGGCGCGCCGGCCCCGGCCGGTCAGAACAGCTTCTCGGCCTTCATCCTCGCGAGGCCCGCTTTCGTCAGGCTCGCGAGCTCCCGGAAGAGCGTCTCGTCCGGTGCCCGGAAGTTGAAGCACGACTTCCCCTGCATCCTCGCCTTCAAGCCCTCCGATATTCCGTCGAGGAGATCGGGGAACATGTAGACGGGAAAGAGGTGAAAGGAGACGTAGTTCTTCATCACCTGGACCCCGCCGAAGAAGAGCTCCTTCTTCCACTTCTCCGAATAGGGCGTGTTCAGGGAGTAGCCCTTCGGGCCGTCGGCGGTCACCTTCAGTCCCTTCGCGTGGGCGGAGAGGATCTTCCGGAGCGCGGCGAAGGCGTCGGCCGACTCGGCCGCAGTGGCGCGGGCGGGGGGCGATTTCGCCGGAGTCGAGGGCATGGCGGCCTCCTTCGGGTGACGGGTCGTCTCGGGAAGGCTACCAGCCGTCAGGGCCCTGGACACCATCCTCCGCCTGCAGACCCACCCCGAAATCTAGGGCTCGAGAGGTGGCTCGAGGGCCGCCCGGACCTGCCAGTGGCCGGGTCTCTTCCGGAGCCACGAGCGAAGCAGGACGCACTCCTCGCACGAGGCCGACGGGAAGCCGTACGACACGCCGTCGAGGACTCGGCCAGTCAGGCCCTGGTCGACTCCGAGATAAGCGTCGACGAGCCCGGGCTCGCTTCCGTCTCCCGAGAGGCCCGACAGGCCGGCTTCGAGGGCCGCCCAGCGAAGAGGCCGCAGGCCGACCCCGGCGCAGACCTCCGCCACCTCGCCGCCGAGGAAGACGTCGCAGGACGGGGCGAGGAACGCCTCGAACGCCGCCTGCACGTAGGCGATCCGGCTCTCCTTCGGCAGGCGCGCATCGACGAACGCGCGTCTGCGTTCGCCGACGTCGCGTGCGGGGAGGTCTGCGACCGCCCAGGGGAGCGGGACCCCGGCCCCGGAACGTGGCCGGACCCACCCCTCACGCCCCGGCCTCGTGCCCGGTGCAGCCGCGAGCCGGCGCTTCAGCTCGTCCGCCGCGTCGACCAGCGCCACCGCAGCCGCCTCGCTCCGGAGGCCGGCTGTCGCCCGCCCGAACGCGTCGAAGACGACGGGAAGCCTCGTTCCGTCCTCCCGGATCCAGTCCTCCAGGACGTCGAGCAGCCGGGGAAAGAGGCGGTAGGTCCAGCGCTTCGAGGCCGCCTCGAGGACGGGCCAGGCGAGCGACTCGCCGTTGGCTGAGCCGTCGGCGATCAGACCGAGGGCACGCCCGGCCGGCGAAGGGCCGAAGGGCCCGGAGCGCTGGGCGGCCAGCGGGGCGGCCGCGGCGATGGCGAAGGCGGCCGCGACCAGGGCCGCGACGAGGCGTGAACGGACCGCCTTCGGGCTGCTCAGGCGGTCTTCGCCTTCCCCTTCACCAGGCTGAAGATGACGAGCAGGACGATCGCCCCGATCAGCGCCATGATGAACCCGGCCGCTTCGCCCTCCTTGTAGAAGCCGACGAGCCTGCCGAGGAACGTCGCGATGAGCGAGCCGGCGATGCCCAGGACGGTCGTGAGGATGATCCCCATGTTCTCCTTCCCCGGGTGGAGGAGCTTGGCGATGACACCGACGACGAACCCGATGAGGATGGACCACAGGATGCTCAGCATGGGGTCATTCTCGGCGCATTGGAGCGTCGCCGCAATGTTCGGGCTTCAGCCCCTGCCGGACCAGCCGAGGATCGCCACGAAGTGGCAGACGCTCCCTCCCAGGACGAAGAGGTGCCAGACCGCGTGCGCGTAACGGACCCTCCCCGCCGCGTAAAACGCCACGCCTCCCGTATAGAGAAGCCCCCCCGCCACGAGCCAGGCCAGGCCAGGCCACGGGACCGAGGCCAGGAGCGGCTTCGCCGCCACCACGACGAGCCACCCCATCGCGACGTAGAGGCCGACCGCGATCTTGTGGACCTTCTTGCCGAACGCGAACTCGAGGGCGATGCCGGTCCCGGCGATGGCCCAGACGAGAGCGAGGAGCGTCCATCCCCAGGGCCCCCGCAGAACGCCGAGCGTGAACGGCGTGTACGACCCGGCGATCAGGAGGTAGATCGCCGTGTGGTCGAGCTTCTGGAGGACCTGCTTGGCGCGCGAGGGCCGCACCGCGTGGTAGAGCGTCGAGACGAGGTAGAGCGCGACGAGGGAGCTCGCGAAGACCGCAGACCCGACGACCTCCGGCGCTCCCCAGCGCTGCGACGCAGCGACGAGGAGGAAGGGGAAAGCGACGAGGCTGGCGACGAGGCCGGCGCCGTGGGTCACGGCGTTGGCGATCTCCTCTCCCTTCGTCAGGGGCCGGGCGGTGGAGCTGCAATCCTGCATCCGGGCAGATGCTAACCCGGCCTGCCCCGCGGGAAAGGATTTGAAATACGCCTTGGACCGGCAGAGAATCACGCGTTTCTTTTCCCACTCCACATTCCCCGGTGAACGTGAAAGCAGAGCAAGGGGGACCCGTAATGAGCCAGCTGCCCAGGCAGGTCACTATTCTCGGTTTCGCTGCCCTCACCGCCCTGGCGACCGGGGCGCCGGCTGCGGCGGCCGGCACGCCGTCGAACATCGACGTGATCTGGTGGATCGCGCCCATCTCCTCGGTCGTGGCGCTCGCCATGGCCTGGGTGCTGTTCCGGATGATGCGCGCGGCGCCGGCCGGCAACGACCGGATGCAGGAGATCGCCCAGTACGTGCGCGAAGGCGCGTTCGCGTACCTGCGCCGGCAGTACAGGGTCGTCGGGATCGTCTTCGCCGTCCTGGCCATCCTGCTGACCGTCCTGGCGTTCATGGGGATCCAGAACCCGTTCGTCCCCGTCGCCTTCCTGACCGGCGGCCTCTTCTCGGGCATCTGCGGGTTCATCGGCATGAACACCGCGACCCTCGCCTCCTCCCGGACGGCCGAGGGCTGCCGCCACTCGCTGAACCGCGGCCTGCAGGTCGCGTTCCGCAGCGGCGCGGTCATGGGCCTCGTCGTCGTCGGCTTCGGCCTCCTCGACATCTGCATCTGGTACCTGATCCTCGACAACCTCGTCTACACCCCGGCGAACATGCTGAACGGCCTGAAGGCCCTCGGGCTGACCTTCGTCCACGCCGGGACGAACGAGCACGACAAGCTCGTCGAGATCACCGTCACGATGCTGACCTTCGGCATGGGCGCCTCCACGCAGGCCCTCTTCGCCCGCGTCGGCGGCGGCATCTACACCAAGGCCGCCGACGTCGGCGCCGACCTCGTCGGCAAGGTCGAGGCCGGCATCCCCGAGGACGACCCCCGCAACCCGGCGACCATCGCGGACAACGTCGGCGACAACGTGGGCGACGTGGCCGGCATGGGCGCCGACCTCTACGAGTCCTACTGCGGCTCCATCCTCTCCACCGCCGCGCTCGGCGCCGCGATCCCCGCGCTCGGCAAGGTCGGCGTCCTGGCCCCGATGATCGTGGCCGGCGTCGGCACGGTCCTCTCGATCATCGGCATCTTCATGGTCCGCACGGGTGAAGAGGCCACCCAGAAGAACCTGCTCCGCTCGCTCCTCATCGGGACGCTCGGCGCCAGCGCCCTCATCGTCCCGGCGGTCGCGCTCCTCGCCTACTTCGGCTACGTGCCGCCGGGCGTCTGGATCTCGGTCATCGCCGGCCTCTTCGCGGGCGTCATCATCGGCCAGGTCACCGAGTACTACACGTCGGACGAGTATGGCCCGACGAAGGGGATCGCGAAGCAGGCGACCATGGGTCCCGCCACCGCGGTCATCGACGGCATGGCGGTCGGCATGTACTCCACGGGCATCCCGGTCGTCACGATCGTCGCCGCCATCCTGGTCTCGTTCTGGGCCCCCGGCGGCTTCACCGACGTGTCCCTCGGCCTCTACGGCATCGGATTCGCGGCGGTCGGCATGCTGGCGACCCTCGGCATCACCCTCGCGACCGACGCCTTCGGCCCGATCGCCGACAACGCGGGCGGCAACGCCGAGATGGCGCACCTCCCCGCAGAGGTCCGCCACCGCACCGACGCCCTCGACTCGCTCGGCAACACCACCGCGGCGACCGGCAAGGGCTTCGCCATCGGCTCCGCGGCGTTGACCGCGATGGCGCTGCTGGCCGGCTACCTGGAGGAGATCCGCGTGTGGCTGGGCCGGATGGCGGCGGAGGCCCCGAACCTCCTGGCCATCCAGGGTCCCATCGCCTTCTTCAAGGGGAAGACGGCCGAGGCTCCCGCCGAGGTCGTCGCGGCCGCCGCCGCCGCCGGGAAGACACTGGTCGGCACCGGCAGCGCGACGATGGCCACGTTCATGGCCGCCTACGACGCCACCCTGATGAACCCGTCCGTCCTCTGCGGCATCTTCATCGGCGCCATGATGGTCCTCGTCTTCTCGGCCATGACGCTGAAGGCGGTCGGCCGTGCCGCCGGCTCGATGGTCGAAGAGGTCCGCCGCCAGTTCAAGGAGATGCCGGGCATCATGCAGGGCACCACCAAGCCCGACTACGCCAGGTGCGTCGCCATCTCCACGGCCGGCGCCCAGCGCGAGATGCTGGTCCCCTCGCTGCTCTCGATCGTGGTCCCCATCGTCGTCGGCATCGTCTTCGGCGTCGCCGGCGTCATGGGCCTCCTCGTCGGCAGCCTCTCCTGCGGCTTCGTCCTCGCGATCATGCTCAACAACGCCGGCGGGGCGTGGGACAACGCCAAGAAGCACATCGAACGCGGCAACTACGGCGGCAAGGGTTCCGACGCCCACAAGGCCGCCGTCGCCTGCGACACGATCGGCGACCCCTTCAAGGACACGACCGGGCCCTCGCTCAACATCCTCATCAAGCTGATGACGATGGTCTCCGTCGTCTTCTCCGGCGTGGTCGTCGCCTTCGGCGGAAAGCTCTTCTAGGCAACGACGCCGCCCGGGCGCGGCGATCGGGAATCACAAAGGGGCGCGTGAAGACGCGCCCCTTTGCTTTCCGGGCCTCGTCGTTGGCCCGCCCGATCGTCAGCCCGGCCTGGCGGGCCCTACTTGTACGAGAAGCCGCTCCCCCCGATGAACTCCCTGAGGATGCTCGTGGCGGGGACGCTGTCGGGCCAGACGGGGACGAAGAGCTCGAAGAAGCGGCGCAGCTGGTACCCCTTGGCCTGGGCCGGCGAGTCGGGCGGGATCTCGAGGAGGTAGCGGTAGGCGAAGCTCTTCAGGACGGCCGTCTCGTAGGCGAGGGCCGAGTTGAACATCGCGTTGCAGTGCTCCTGGAACGGGAAGATGTGCTTCTCCTCCCCCGCGCGCACCTTCGGCCAGCGCAGGATCGTCGTCGCGGCGGAGTAGTTGCGGTACTTCCGGTCTCGGACGATGCGGCGCAGGAGCCGTGCGTCGCTCGTCCTGATCCGGTTGTGGTCGTCGATGCAGAGCTGCGTCAGGGCGTTGATGAAGATCCGGAACTTCTGGTTCTCCGCGACCGTCTCGGTCAGGCGAGGGTTGAGCGCGTGGATCCCCTCGATGAGGAGGACCTCGTTCCGGCCCAGCTGCCTCAGCCGCCAGTCGGCCTCGGCCTTCCTCTGCCCGACGCGGAAGTCGTAGACGGGCGTCAGGACCTCGCGCCCGTCCACGAGGTCCTTCAGGTGCGGCAGGAAGAGCGGCAGGTCGATCGCCTCGAGGGCCTCGAAGTCGAGGTCTCCCTCCTCGTCGAGCGGCGTCTTCTCGCGGTCGACGTAATAGTCGTCGAGCGAGAGGGTCCGCGGCGTGATGCCGTTCACCTCGAGCTGGATGGAGAGGCGCTTGACGAAGGTCGTCTTGCCGGAAGACGAGGGGCCCGCGATGCAGACGACACGGAGCTCGTCGCGCCGGGCCGCGATCCGGTCGGCCAGCTCGGCGATCTTCTTCTCGTGCTGCCCCTCGGCGATCTGGATGACGTGCTTGATCCGGTCGCCGAGGCAGAGGTCGTTCAGGTCGGGGACCGTCCCGACGCCGATCAGCTCGTTCCAGCGCTTCGTCTCGGTGTAGGCGTTGAAGAGGACCTGCCCCTCTTCCCTCACCCCGGCCGGCTCTGCGGGCTGGCCGTCGAAGACGAGGAGGAGGCCCTGGGCGTAGGCCTCGACGTGGAAGCTCCGGCAGCAGCGGACCGAGAGGGCGTAGGGGCCGTGCCGGATGTCGGTGAACCCGAGGCACGAGACGAGCGGAACGCGGTGCGACGGCCAGACGCGCAGCAGGCGCACCTTGAGCGTCTCCCCCTCCTGCTCGAAGAGGTGGAGGGCGGCGTCGATCGAGACTTCCTGCCGGACGACCTGCCGGCCGGCGTCCGCCTCGCGGTGGAACGCCGCGTCGAGCGCGGCGGCGAGCTCGGGCAGGGGCGGGTGCGCCCCCGAAACGCCGTAGTGGTAGCCCCCCCTGAGGCTCTGCCCGACGTGGAGGCGCGCCTGGGGAAAGAGCTTCCGGGCGATGCCGTGGAGGAGGAGGGTGGCGGTGCGCCGAACGACCTCCTCGCCCTCGCGGGAGGTGGCGCCGACGGGCTCGACGCGGCTCGGGCACTCGACCGGGAAGTCGAGGGCGACGACGCGGTTGTTGAGACAGGCGGCGACGACGTCGAGGTCTTGCGTCGGGCCGGCGTCGAGCAGCTCGCCGACGGTCGTCCCCTCGAGGACCTCGGTCTTCGTCCAGGGGAGCTCGACCGGTATCAGCGCCATGTGGGCTCCGGTCCCCTCACACCATCTCCAGCCAGCCGAACCAGGTCGGGTGGTGCTCTCGGTACCAGGTCAGCACTTCCCGTATGAGCGCCTTCTTGTCGGGCGCCAGGACGGCGTCGTCGATCCGGTCGAAGTGGACCCGGATGCCGTTCTCGCCGAAGTACTCGAGCGCCTCGGAGGCGAGGGTCTGGAGCTCGTTGCGGATGCGGCCGGAGTCGGAGACCTTCACCGGGCGCGTCTTCCAGTCCTGGCCGCGGTAGAAGCGGTCGAGCAGCGGGGAGAAGACGAGGCGCGTCTGGTCGAACGACTCCATCAGGCGGAGCGTCAGCGTCACGTCGAGGATGCCGTGGTCCGAGGAGGCGCGGGTCGTGACGCGATAGACCCCCTGCTGCACCTGCTCCACGCCCGGCAGCCCCGTGTACGGCTCGGGGAGCATGCTCCCCATCAGCGAGAGGACGTGCCACTCCTTCTTCTGGAAGAAGTCGTCCGCGGTGACCGTCTTCTTCCCGACGGGCATCGCCGCCTCGCGCGCGTTGCTGAGGATGGACGCGTAGCCGAGGCAGTCCTTCGCGGTGACGTCGCGGCCGAGCGTCTCGGCGAGCCGCTCTGGGAAGTCCGGAGCGGCGGGGTCGAGGTGGAGGAGGAGACGCTCCTTCTCGTAGGAGATCTCGAACTTCGACGTGAACAGGCACATCGAGGTCTGGTTCCCCAGGACCGGGTCGAGGCTCGCGGCCTGGAGGGCCTCGGCAGAGGCGGCGTAGCCGTCGGTGATGAAGAGCTGCAGCCTCCCGTCGGCGCCGGTGAACGGCCCGACGAGAAAGGTCGGCGCGTAGGTCCCCGAGTCGGTGAAGGCGCCGAGCCCGGTCGGGAGGGGCCAGCCGTCCTCGACGAGGTGCGCGCCGATCGCCTTCCACTCGTCCCAGAGCCTGCCGATCCGCGGGACGCGCGTGGGCCCCGCGAGCGTCCAGACGTGGACGTCCTTCGGCTCGATGCCGGGGTAGGCCTTCCGGATCGCCTGCATGACGAGCTGGCGGGGCGCGAGGAAGTCGAGGAGGACGGAGGCGTCGGCCGCCGCCTCGAAGACCTGCTTCGGGAGCGTCATCGCCCCCGTGTACCCCTCGTAGGGACGGGCGATGCGAAGCGGCTGGTCGAAGAGGTGGAGGACGGTCGTCGGTCCCGTCAGCGCTCCCTTGGCGAAGCGGGAGGTGTTCTCGAGCGTGTCGATGGCCGCTCCCCACACTGTGATGCGCGAGGCGACGAGCTCGGTCCAGAACTTCTTCCAGTCGTACGTGGGGTCGTTGATGAAGCGGTGCACACGCGCGTCGAGCCACTTCGCGACCGACGGGCGGGCGTAGACGCGGCCGAAACCGAGGAGCGGGTTCGAGCCCATGTCGGGCGTCTCGCCCCCCTTCGGCATCAGGCCTTCCCCGAGGCAGACCATGATCGCGTGGTTCTCCGGCAGCGACCGCGTGAGGTACCAGAGCCCCTCGCTCATGGCGTAGGCCGACACGGCGTCGGCGTCCTTCTTCACGTGGTTCGTCTGCTGGGCGTCGAGCCCCTTCCCCTCGCCCCACCGGCCGAAGAGCCGCGTCCCGAGCGCCGTGACGGCGGCCGTCATCACCAGGCACCTCTCGAGGCCCGTACCGACGAACGACAGATCCTGCGCGGGCTCCCCCGCGACGCGCCGCTCCTCGACGTCCTCCAGCCAGAGGTGGAACCGGCCGAGGACGGGGCGGGAATCAAAGGCCCACTGCGAGATGAGGTCGCGGCGTGCGTGCGCGTCGATCATCCCGGGAGTTTAGCCTCGCGAGCGGCTATTCCTAGCCCTGGTAACGGTCCTGGATCGCGGCGAGGACTCCGGTCCTCAGCGATTCGATCTCATACGCCGAGGCCCTGTGGCGTAGCGCCCTCTCGCCCTTGCGAACGGCCTCGGCGAGGACCTCGTCCCTGAGGACGTCGGCGATCCACCGGGAGAAGTCGCCGTGGAGGGCGTGGTGCCTCACGACGCGTCCCTCCGCTCTCCGGATCTCGCGGTGGAACTCCTCCACGTTTGCCGCGGAACGCCCCGTCTCGTCCGCTCCCGACCGGAAATAGAAGTGCTGCGGAAGTGGAAGCGCCTTCGCGCTGTACTTGTGGAGATGGCGGGCATGGGGGCTGGCTCTGCGCGCCACGGTGAACGGCCGCGGCCCACGACCTCCGCGACGCGAGAGGAGGGCCTGGCCCGATGCGGGCCGGACCCCGCCGGACGCGGCCCAGGGCGGCAGGCTCGGGGTCTCCTCGGTGCCGAGGTCGAGGACGACGTCGAGCGTCTCGAGGACCTCGGCGGGGAGGTGCTCGGGCAGCCACGTCGTCAGGCACGTCCCGGGCCGGCGCGGGTCGAAGCCCTCCACCCGCTCGTGCGCGAGGTTCAGCGCCATCTGGGCCTCGTCGACGAAGAGCCAGTGCGGCAGGCCCGTGTCGTTCCAGAGGGCCGAGAGCTCCTCGAGCGCGGCCCGGGAATAGGCCATCTTCTCGTGGGCGTCGAGGAACGAGAGGTCCACGACGACGCTCCCGAACCGGTGCTCGATGAGGCGTGGGAGCTGCTCCGGCCCCGGGAGCGGTTCGTTCCCGCCCACCGCGAGGACTCCGCGCAGCCTGCCGAGGGAGACGTGGTCCCCCTCCGGGTCGAGGACGCAGAGCGAGTAGCCGAGGCCGAGGAGCCTCTCGGCGAAGAGCCCCGTCAGGTGCGACTTCCCCGACATCGTCCCGCCCGTCACGAGGACGTTGACCCCCGAGGCCGGGATCTTCGCGGCCGAGCCGTCCTCGCAGGTCCCGAGCACGGCCTGGAAGCGCCTCGGCTCCGGCGTCTCGTCGCTCAGAACCGCGGGGCCGAGGAGGAAACGCGCCACGCCCGCGCTTCCGGCCTGGGAAAGGACGACGTCGGCGGCCTCCTTGAGCGAAGGGACCGCGTCGGCCACCGCAATGCCCAGCTCGCAGGCCGCGAGGAGGGAGTGGTCGTTCTCGGCGTCGCCCACCGCCAGCGTCGAGTGCCGCGAGATGCCGAGGTCGCCGAGCGCGTCGAAGAGGCCGGTCCCTTTCGAGACCCCCGCGGGAACGAGCATCAGCTCCTGCCGGTTCCTCACGACCTGGACCTCGAGCCCGAGCCGGCCGATCTCCTCGAGCGCGGCGAAGGCGTCCCGCGCGTGCCCTGCCAGGATCGCCTGCCCGCGCCGCAGGGAGACCCCGCGGCGCGCCAGCGCCTCCTCCAGCTCGGCCGGGACCGGCGGGGCCAGGACCCGCGCACCCCGGACTCCCCAGACGACCGCGCCGTTCTCCCAGACGATCCGGTCGAAGAGCTCCTCGGCGTGAGGGCAGAGCTCGAGGAGCTCCCACGGAATCCTCCCCGTGACGAGGACGAGCTTGAGCCGCTCCTCGCGCAACGTCCGCAGGGCGTTCAGGATCGTGTCGTCGAGGCGTCCCGTCGAAGTGAGGGTCCCGTCGTAGTCGAGCGCAACGGCGCGGAAGTGCTGAGGCATCTTCCCTCCCGCATCCGGTGGCCGGCCGGAATGAAAACCGACGGACTCTCGCAGAAACTCTATCACCGGCGATTGACGGAGCGGCCGTGGACGGCTAGCGTCGCGG is from Holophagales bacterium and encodes:
- a CDS encoding HAD-IIB family hydrolase, which produces MPQHFRAVALDYDGTLTSTGRLDDTILNALRTLREERLKLVLVTGRIPWELLELCPHAEELFDRIVWENGAVVWGVRGARVLAPPVPAELEEALARRGVSLRRGQAILAGHARDAFAALEEIGRLGLEVQVVRNRQELMLVPAGVSKGTGLFDALGDLGISRHSTLAVGDAENDHSLLAACELGIAVADAVPSLKEAADVVLSQAGSAGVARFLLGPAVLSDETPEPRRFQAVLGTCEDGSAAKIPASGVNVLVTGGTMSGKSHLTGLFAERLLGLGYSLCVLDPEGDHVSLGRLRGVLAVGGNEPLPGPEQLPRLIEHRFGSVVVDLSFLDAHEKMAYSRAALEELSALWNDTGLPHWLFVDEAQMALNLAHERVEGFDPRRPGTCLTTWLPEHLPAEVLETLDVVLDLGTEETPSLPPWAASGGVRPASGQALLSRRGGRGPRPFTVARRASPHARHLHKYSAKALPLPQHFYFRSGADETGRSAANVEEFHREIRRAEGRVVRHHALHGDFSRWIADVLRDEVLAEAVRKGERALRHRASAYEIESLRTGVLAAIQDRYQG
- a CDS encoding sodium-translocating pyrophosphatase; translation: MSQLPRQVTILGFAALTALATGAPAAAAGTPSNIDVIWWIAPISSVVALAMAWVLFRMMRAAPAGNDRMQEIAQYVREGAFAYLRRQYRVVGIVFAVLAILLTVLAFMGIQNPFVPVAFLTGGLFSGICGFIGMNTATLASSRTAEGCRHSLNRGLQVAFRSGAVMGLVVVGFGLLDICIWYLILDNLVYTPANMLNGLKALGLTFVHAGTNEHDKLVEITVTMLTFGMGASTQALFARVGGGIYTKAADVGADLVGKVEAGIPEDDPRNPATIADNVGDNVGDVAGMGADLYESYCGSILSTAALGAAIPALGKVGVLAPMIVAGVGTVLSIIGIFMVRTGEEATQKNLLRSLLIGTLGASALIVPAVALLAYFGYVPPGVWISVIAGLFAGVIIGQVTEYYTSDEYGPTKGIAKQATMGPATAVIDGMAVGMYSTGIPVVTIVAAILVSFWAPGGFTDVSLGLYGIGFAAVGMLATLGITLATDAFGPIADNAGGNAEMAHLPAEVRHRTDALDSLGNTTAATGKGFAIGSAALTAMALLAGYLEEIRVWLGRMAAEAPNLLAIQGPIAFFKGKTAEAPAEVVAAAAAAGKTLVGTGSATMATFMAAYDATLMNPSVLCGIFIGAMMVLVFSAMTLKAVGRAAGSMVEEVRRQFKEMPGIMQGTTKPDYARCVAISTAGAQREMLVPSLLSIVVPIVVGIVFGVAGVMGLLVGSLSCGFVLAIMLNNAGGAWDNAKKHIERGNYGGKGSDAHKAAVACDTIGDPFKDTTGPSLNILIKLMTMVSVVFSGVVVAFGGKLF
- a CDS encoding nucleoside kinase, with translation MALIPVELPWTKTEVLEGTTVGELLDAGPTQDLDVVAACLNNRVVALDFPVECPSRVEPVGATSREGEEVVRRTATLLLHGIARKLFPQARLHVGQSLRGGYHYGVSGAHPPLPELAAALDAAFHREADAGRQVVRQEVSIDAALHLFEQEGETLKVRLLRVWPSHRVPLVSCLGFTDIRHGPYALSVRCCRSFHVEAYAQGLLLVFDGQPAEPAGVREEGQVLFNAYTETKRWNELIGVGTVPDLNDLCLGDRIKHVIQIAEGQHEKKIAELADRIAARRDELRVVCIAGPSSSGKTTFVKRLSIQLEVNGITPRTLSLDDYYVDREKTPLDEEGDLDFEALEAIDLPLFLPHLKDLVDGREVLTPVYDFRVGQRKAEADWRLRQLGRNEVLLIEGIHALNPRLTETVAENQKFRIFINALTQLCIDDHNRIRTSDARLLRRIVRDRKYRNYSAATTILRWPKVRAGEEKHIFPFQEHCNAMFNSALAYETAVLKSFAYRYLLEIPPDSPAQAKGYQLRRFFELFVPVWPDSVPATSILREFIGGSGFSYK
- a CDS encoding GlsB/YeaQ/YmgE family stress response membrane protein — its product is MSILWSILIGFVVGVIAKLLHPGKENMGIILTTVLGIAGSLIATFLGRLVGFYKEGEAAGFIMALIGAIVLLVIFSLVKGKAKTA
- a CDS encoding antibiotic biosynthesis monooxygenase gives rise to the protein MPRNSIKVLIVYQAQPGRASDGLSALSTLVATVVAEEPACLGITIHQDVADPTRILLDEEWTDQASYVGPHMQTPHIRAFIQTAPELFAGPPEISFWEPRVEERRG
- a CDS encoding hemolysin III family protein, producing MQDCSSTARPLTKGEEIANAVTHGAGLVASLVAFPFLLVAASQRWGAPEVVGSAVFASSLVALYLVSTLYHAVRPSRAKQVLQKLDHTAIYLLIAGSYTPFTLGVLRGPWGWTLLALVWAIAGTGIALEFAFGKKVHKIAVGLYVAMGWLVVVAAKPLLASVPWPGLAWLVAGGLLYTGGVAFYAAGRVRYAHAVWHLFVLGGSVCHFVAILGWSGRG
- a CDS encoding CoA-binding protein translates to MSRDPSVTSDLVRDFVAQKRLALAGASRSGKKFGNVILRELEERGYEVVPVHPVAAELEGLACARSLAAIEGGVDGLVVVTPPVEAVRLVAEAAAAGIRRVWLQQGAGSDEAVRIARQHGLSLVHGHCLVMFLTGVSGLHRFHRGLWSLLGRLPAEAARA